One part of the Francisella adeliensis genome encodes these proteins:
- a CDS encoding glycerate kinase yields the protein MKFVIAPDTFKNSLDASQVCLAIEKGFKKVFKFAEYTKIPVADGGEGSIDAIANNLSNAKYIKTKVLSASGKTIDAEYLTVNNTAIIELAKCCGLNLTDTKQMKPLEASTFGFGQLIKHALDNGFNKIILTLGGSCTNDVGIGLLQALGIKFLDVNKNTIQNCKLKDIDNIASIDISNIDSRISTTDFKVASDVDNVLYGQNGATFVYGQQKGLKSYQLSTIDENIKSFSKVCSHITNKNHHSTKGTGAAGGVGYALATFLNAEIVSGAELILDIIGFENSLKAADIVITGEGKMDQQSFNGKVPTIIAQKAKKHNSTVIAIVGSYDFSDNDLDNSNIDAVFSCINHYSDLDTILSSAAHNIEQTATNIAKFLAATKHITKI from the coding sequence ATGAAATTTGTAATTGCTCCTGACACATTCAAAAACTCTCTTGATGCTAGCCAAGTATGCCTGGCAATTGAAAAAGGCTTTAAAAAAGTTTTTAAATTTGCTGAATATACAAAAATACCAGTTGCGGATGGTGGTGAAGGCTCAATAGATGCTATAGCAAATAATTTATCTAATGCTAAATATATTAAAACAAAAGTCCTTTCAGCCTCTGGAAAAACTATAGATGCTGAGTATTTAACTGTAAATAATACAGCTATTATTGAGCTTGCTAAATGCTGTGGTTTGAACCTAACAGATACAAAGCAGATGAAACCTCTTGAAGCTAGTACATTTGGTTTTGGTCAACTAATAAAGCATGCTTTAGATAATGGCTTTAATAAAATCATCTTAACTTTAGGCGGAAGCTGTACTAATGATGTGGGAATAGGTTTATTACAAGCATTAGGAATAAAATTTTTAGATGTTAATAAAAATACTATTCAAAACTGCAAACTTAAAGATATAGATAACATTGCTAGTATTGACATAAGTAATATTGACTCAAGAATTTCAACAACAGACTTTAAGGTTGCTAGTGATGTTGATAATGTGCTATATGGTCAAAATGGTGCAACATTCGTTTATGGTCAACAGAAAGGTCTTAAAAGTTATCAGCTATCTACAATAGATGAAAACATAAAGTCTTTCTCTAAAGTATGTAGTCATATAACTAATAAAAATCATCACTCCACTAAAGGAACTGGAGCTGCTGGTGGTGTAGGGTATGCGTTAGCAACTTTTCTTAATGCTGAAATAGTCTCAGGCGCAGAGCTAATATTAGATATTATAGGTTTTGAAAATTCATTAAAAGCAGCTGATATAGTTATAACAGGTGAAGGTAAAATGGATCAACAAAGTTTCAATGGTAAAGTCCCTACCATAATTGCTCAAAAAGCAAAAAAACACAACTCTACAGTTATTGCTATAGTAGGAAGCTACGATTTTTCTGATAATGATTTAGACAATAGTAATATAGATGCTGTATTTTCATGTATTAATCACTATAGTGACTTAGATACTATACTATCCTCAGCTGCTCATAATATAGAACAAACTGCAACTAACATAGCGAAATTTTTAGCAGCTACAAAGCATATCACTAAGATTTAG